From one Candidatus Neomarinimicrobiota bacterium genomic stretch:
- the dprA gene encoding DNA-protecting protein DprA translates to MKNSSLIKILNLLKVKGLGPQRVRTIISHFGIEAEIFSLSSEELCAAPNINLKIARAIHSYSDLDFGEKELERANKVGASIVAFWDKDYPTLLKKIYDPPVILYVKGNSLKKEDDCVGVVGTRNITPYGKKVTTSIVSDLVSSDLTIVSGLARGVDSFAHHTAVKAGGKTIAVLGNGIDFVYPSENKKLAESICENGSVISEFSIGTNPDAGNFPQRNRIISGLSHGTIVVEAGNRSGAILTALNAVDQNREVFAVPGRLIDKMSVGCNRLIRNGAIPVESSEQILDHITNQLFNPRNPVQQKMKLHLSKEEHALVDLLEDDPKHIDDIVLISDLEITQALTLLLKLELKGAVVQLSGKQFARA, encoded by the coding sequence ATGAAAAATAGTAGCCTCATCAAGATATTAAATCTGCTAAAAGTAAAAGGTCTTGGGCCCCAACGAGTACGAACAATAATATCACATTTCGGAATTGAAGCAGAAATATTTTCTTTATCCTCCGAGGAATTATGCGCAGCTCCAAATATTAATCTAAAAATTGCGAGAGCAATTCATTCGTATTCCGATTTGGACTTTGGTGAAAAAGAACTTGAACGGGCAAATAAGGTCGGTGCATCAATTGTAGCATTCTGGGATAAGGATTATCCGACCCTTTTAAAGAAAATTTACGATCCGCCAGTTATCCTCTACGTGAAAGGCAATTCATTGAAAAAAGAAGATGATTGTGTGGGTGTGGTTGGCACGAGAAATATCACGCCTTATGGTAAAAAAGTGACGACTTCGATTGTATCAGATTTGGTTTCATCAGATTTAACAATAGTCAGTGGACTTGCGAGAGGTGTTGATAGCTTTGCCCATCATACGGCGGTAAAGGCGGGCGGTAAAACAATTGCAGTGCTTGGGAACGGTATAGACTTTGTCTATCCATCCGAAAATAAAAAGCTGGCAGAATCGATTTGTGAAAATGGATCCGTAATATCCGAATTCTCAATTGGAACCAATCCCGATGCGGGGAATTTCCCCCAACGTAACAGGATCATTAGTGGATTATCTCATGGGACAATTGTAGTCGAAGCAGGAAATAGAAGTGGTGCAATTCTGACTGCTTTAAATGCTGTGGATCAAAACAGGGAAGTGTTTGCCGTTCCGGGTAGATTAATTGACAAAATGAGTGTTGGATGTAATCGCTTGATTCGGAATGGCGCGATTCCTGTTGAATCGAGTGAGCAGATTTTGGATCATATTACAAATCAATTGTTTAATCCAAGAAACCCTGTTCAGCAGAAGATGAAACTTCATTTATCAAAAGAGGAACATGCACTGGTTGATCTCCTAGAAGATGATCCGAAACATATTGATGATATTGTATTGATCAGTGATTTGGAAATAACCCAAGCATTGACATTGTTGTTAAAATTGGAATTGAAGGGTGCTGTAGTTCAGCTTAGTGGAAAACAATTCGCCCGTGCATAG
- a CDS encoding glutamate--tRNA ligase, with protein sequence MSNSSVKVRFAPSPTGELHIGGARTALFNWLFARNNGGKFYLRIEDTDPTRSQDKFTDQILESLAWLGLDWDGPLVYQSKRFDDYKIHVKALLGSGQVYRCFCSKDDLQSARDKGHYQYPKTCRNLTEDQVKQKLNQGVGFTYRVRIPDGETNYEDLIYGPIRVDHKELDDFIVVRSDGSPTYNFTAVIDDYDMGITHVIRGEDHVANTPKQILLYEALGYEIPTFAHLPMILGHDKKRLSKRHGAPGVQNFRDDGYFPEILLNYLALLGWNPGTEEELFSVAQLIEKFDLSLVHKKGAVWDEKKLHWLSGQYIKNQTSDSLLESIRGINPDWGKGSEISFLISILELLKVRAKSLNEFVQQSEYFFNDPASYDEKGVKKGWKDESVNLRINEFLVYLVEIPNWRKEEIETVFKTFAETKELGLGKIIMPVRLATCGTLNGPSIFQILELLGKDITIRRIKTAKEKLPS encoded by the coding sequence ATGTCAAATTCTTCAGTAAAAGTTCGATTCGCACCCAGCCCCACCGGTGAGCTACATATTGGCGGCGCACGTACAGCACTGTTCAATTGGTTATTCGCAAGAAACAATGGTGGAAAATTTTATCTTAGGATTGAAGATACGGATCCCACTCGTTCCCAAGATAAATTCACAGATCAAATTTTGGAGTCTCTTGCTTGGCTAGGACTAGATTGGGATGGTCCCTTAGTGTATCAATCCAAACGGTTTGACGATTATAAAATTCACGTAAAAGCACTCCTCGGCTCAGGGCAGGTTTACCGTTGTTTTTGTTCAAAAGATGATTTGCAGTCGGCACGTGATAAAGGTCATTATCAATATCCTAAAACATGTAGAAACCTAACTGAAGATCAGGTGAAGCAAAAACTGAATCAAGGGGTGGGGTTTACTTATCGTGTGAGAATTCCCGATGGTGAAACCAATTATGAAGATTTGATTTATGGTCCAATTCGAGTGGATCATAAGGAATTAGATGATTTTATAGTCGTCCGTTCTGACGGATCTCCAACATATAATTTCACCGCAGTGATTGATGATTACGATATGGGCATTACGCATGTCATCCGTGGGGAAGACCATGTGGCCAACACGCCCAAACAGATATTATTATATGAAGCGCTTGGTTATGAAATTCCAACTTTTGCCCATTTGCCCATGATTTTAGGCCATGATAAAAAACGATTGAGTAAAAGACACGGTGCGCCCGGTGTGCAAAATTTTAGAGATGACGGTTATTTTCCAGAAATTTTATTAAATTATTTGGCATTGTTGGGATGGAATCCCGGAACAGAAGAAGAGCTGTTTTCCGTGGCTCAGCTTATTGAAAAGTTTGACCTTTCCTTGGTGCATAAAAAAGGTGCTGTGTGGGATGAGAAAAAACTCCATTGGCTTAGCGGTCAGTATATAAAGAATCAAACTTCGGATTCTCTTTTGGAATCCATTCGGGGCATTAATCCTGATTGGGGTAAGGGGAGTGAAATATCCTTTTTAATTTCTATACTGGAATTGTTAAAAGTCAGGGCGAAATCGCTCAATGAGTTTGTGCAACAATCGGAATACTTTTTTAACGATCCGGCAAGCTATGATGAAAAAGGCGTTAAAAAAGGTTGGAAAGATGAATCCGTAAACCTGCGAATTAACGAATTTTTAGTTTATCTTGTAGAAATACCTAATTGGCGAAAAGAAGAAATTGAAACGGTATTTAAAACATTCGCAGAAACTAAAGAATTAGGATTGGGAAAAATAATTATGCCCGTCCGATTGGCTACTTGTGGTACCTTAAATGGCCCATCTATCTTTCAAATATTGGAATTGTTAGGTAAGGATATAACTATCCGAAGAATAAAAACTGCAAAAGAAAAATTACCGAGTTAA
- a CDS encoding glutamine--tRNA ligase/YqeY domain fusion protein has protein sequence MEEQNKHRHFIQRIIDEDNVSGKFENRVHTRFPPEPNGYLHIGHAKAICLNFSIANEFGGECNLRFDDTNPIAEEEEYVRSIQEDVKWLGFNWDKLCFASDYFQKLYDYSMQLVESGKAYVCDLTPEEIRNSRGSLTEGGQESPYRNRSVGENLDLFTRMKKGEFPDGSKTLRAKIDMAHPNMNMRDPVIYRILHAHHHRTKNDWCIYPMYDWAHGLEDSIEGVTHSLCSLEFEDHRPIYDWYLDALDAYHPQQIEFARLNLSYTIMSKRLLKQLVDENHVSGWDDPRMPTISGLRRRGYTPITIRNFMDEIGIAKRNNVMEVTKLEALLRTDLNKKCERRMAVLNPLKVVITNYAKDKDEMLDAINNPEDESAGKRSVPFSGELFIERDDFMEDPPKKFFRLGPGREVRLRYAYFIICNEVIIDQDGNITELHCTYDPETKGGNAPDGRKVKATLHWVSATHAIDSEVRLYDRLFKVPSPGSMDNFIDALNPDSLTVLSKCKLEPELGNAKVGETIQFERLGYFCKDSDLNQMPVFNRTVPLRDSWAKIEKQIQLGQKK, from the coding sequence ATGGAAGAACAAAACAAACACCGCCACTTTATTCAACGTATTATTGATGAAGATAATGTTTCCGGGAAATTTGAAAATCGAGTTCATACTCGCTTTCCACCGGAGCCAAACGGTTATCTTCATATTGGTCATGCCAAAGCTATTTGTTTGAACTTTAGTATCGCCAATGAATTCGGCGGTGAATGTAATCTCAGATTTGACGACACCAATCCTATAGCAGAAGAAGAAGAATATGTCCGATCGATTCAAGAGGATGTTAAATGGCTCGGTTTCAATTGGGATAAACTTTGTTTTGCATCTGATTATTTTCAAAAATTATATGATTATTCTATGCAATTGGTTGAATCGGGAAAAGCTTATGTTTGCGATCTAACACCAGAAGAGATTAGAAATTCCCGTGGCTCATTGACAGAAGGTGGACAAGAAAGTCCATACCGTAATAGGTCTGTTGGAGAAAATCTTGATCTATTTACCCGTATGAAAAAAGGCGAATTTCCCGACGGTAGTAAAACATTGCGCGCAAAAATTGATATGGCACATCCCAATATGAATATGCGAGATCCTGTTATTTATCGAATTTTGCATGCCCATCATCACCGCACTAAAAATGATTGGTGTATATATCCTATGTATGATTGGGCTCATGGTTTAGAAGATTCAATCGAGGGTGTCACCCATTCATTATGCTCATTAGAATTCGAGGATCATCGTCCTATTTATGATTGGTATTTAGATGCATTAGATGCTTACCATCCGCAGCAAATTGAATTTGCCCGACTAAATTTGAGTTATACTATAATGTCCAAAAGATTGTTAAAACAATTGGTGGATGAGAATCATGTTTCTGGTTGGGATGATCCTCGTATGCCCACTATCTCCGGATTACGTAGAAGGGGATACACGCCAATAACAATCCGAAATTTTATGGATGAGATAGGTATCGCCAAACGAAATAATGTGATGGAAGTGACTAAACTTGAAGCGCTACTACGGACGGATTTGAATAAAAAATGCGAGCGGCGTATGGCAGTGTTGAATCCGTTGAAGGTTGTGATAACCAATTATGCTAAAGACAAAGACGAAATGTTGGATGCGATCAATAATCCGGAAGATGAATCTGCGGGTAAACGGAGTGTCCCCTTTAGTGGCGAGTTGTTTATTGAGCGGGATGATTTTATGGAAGATCCTCCGAAGAAATTTTTTCGATTAGGTCCCGGTCGTGAAGTAAGGCTTCGTTATGCTTATTTTATTATCTGTAATGAAGTAATAATAGATCAAGATGGGAATATTACGGAATTGCACTGTACGTACGATCCTGAAACAAAAGGGGGTAATGCTCCTGATGGTAGGAAGGTGAAAGCAACGCTTCACTGGGTTTCGGCAACCCATGCCATTGATTCTGAGGTACGTCTTTATGATCGATTGTTTAAAGTACCATCGCCAGGATCCATGGATAATTTTATTGATGCACTTAATCCTGATTCGCTGACTGTTTTGAGTAAATGTAAATTGGAACCAGAATTGGGTAATGCAAAAGTTGGAGAAACTATTCAGTTTGAGCGATTGGGATATTTCTGCAAAGATTCTGATTTAAATCAAATGCCCGTATTTAATCGAACTGTCCCATTGCGGGATTCCTGGGCTAAAATTGAAAAACAGATTCAATTGGGACAGAAAAAATAG
- a CDS encoding TlpA family protein disulfide reductase has product MKNRILICIMALAVPIILGQSKVPNIKLKKLNGKSVMLQDYLKSGPVLINFWATWCAPCKKEMVYLDQFEKKYTKNGFSILAVSTDSQKSLSQVRSYIRSKKYTFEVFQDPNSQIFKKLNGNLMPTNILISKEGQILWQHYGYLPGDETQLEKEIRSALKIDS; this is encoded by the coding sequence ATGAAAAATAGAATTTTAATTTGCATTATGGCATTAGCTGTGCCCATCATTCTAGGGCAAAGTAAAGTCCCCAATATTAAATTGAAAAAGCTGAATGGTAAATCAGTTATGCTACAGGATTATCTTAAAAGTGGACCTGTACTAATTAATTTTTGGGCTACATGGTGTGCGCCTTGTAAAAAGGAAATGGTTTATTTAGATCAATTTGAAAAGAAGTACACAAAGAATGGATTCTCTATTTTAGCCGTGAGTACCGATAGTCAAAAAAGCCTTTCCCAAGTACGTAGTTATATTCGATCAAAAAAATACACCTTTGAAGTTTTCCAGGATCCAAATAGTCAAATATTTAAAAAGCTGAACGGCAACCTTATGCCTACTAATATCCTGATTAGTAAAGAAGGCCAAATCCTCTGGCAGCATTATGGTTATCTTCCGGGAGATGAGACTCAATTGGAAAAAGAAATAAGGTCTGCACTCAAGATAGATTCCTGA